One region of Bacillus pumilus genomic DNA includes:
- a CDS encoding type I polyketide synthase, with product MNDTTNHYHGAEIAVIGLAGRFPGAKNVDEYWENLKKGKETISFFTEEELRREGTDEALLKNPRFVKAKGMLDDVELFDADFFDYTPKEAAMMDPQFRLFHECVWTALEDAGYDPFEYKGQIGLYTGAGINTEWVMRALQGAAQGEDSKTLEAAVLNMRDYLATMISYKLNLKGPSMVVQTACSTSMVSIHLAVQALLSGDCHMAVAGGVSIRLPQKSGYLYQEGMIHSSDGHCRVFDNKADGTVFGDGAGAVILKNLEDAIEDGDHIYAVIKGSSINNDGNRKVGYTAPSTKGQVSAIKTALRMAEVEPETISYIEAHGTGTTLGDPIEIEALKQAFDTDKKGFCRIGSVKSNVGHLNDASGVAGFIKTVLSLKHQVIPPTIHFETPNEKIEFTNSPFVVNTDLTPWSTQESPRRAGVSSFGIGGTNAHVILEEAPATRVAADSPEDSELLLLSAKTPAALEKMTDRLADYLLQHQQHVRLSDVAYTLQTGRHHFPHKRVILGSNTADMLQALNQRSKEVVKTASSQTSSRPVVFLFPGQGSQYVDMGRQLYDKYPVFKEALDQCLNQFKQHVTVDPFRLLFSTEASDDRQLINQTEYTQPLLFSVEYALAKLLIHFGVKPQALIGHSIGEYTAAAVSGLLSVEDAVDLVAYRGQLISQLPKGSMLSVPLSEQNVLPYLTDDLSLAAVNGPELCVVSGETVAIDALAEKLEAAGHGCRKLHTSHAFHSKMMDDILPSFKEKVAEYQLNAPSIPYISNVTGTWIDHEAVQDPAYWANHLRQAVRFRDGAETLLTELDPIFVEVGPGNTLSAFIRQASKEHHQQPIPLMRHPKEEAADDRYLLGRLGDIWLQGVPVDWTKLRNQTSNQKVSLPTYPFERQRYWIEKVDTSALSSSSGVQMVVPKDNKEQEIEENNQVHAAASNDIEATLQRMWKDILGIEKVERDDHFFELGGHSLNATGLISQIHKEFGAELTLTDMFNNPTIEKLQAFIEKAEKHQYFKIEPVEKKDTYPLSAAQRRTFLIHQRIGQVTSYNMPMALRCKGEIVVERFEQTFKQLIDRHETLRTTFELKDGEPVQRVHDDFQFAVEMTEADEEGLEAQIDEFIRPFDLKAAPLIRVRFVKIAAHDHLLLVDMHNIVADGASMNIFIKEFTELYRGETLPELTVQYKDYAEWQDKYFRSEMFQKQQDYWNQQIGSNVPTLTMPYDFERKEQSFLGRAIKFNIEPHIVEKIEQLAEQYQLTNNVILFQLYGLLLSRYADQEELIVGSLVAGRRHADIEHTIGMFTNFLPIKLDMVQESTFTEQLAQTKQVLLDAYDHQEYPFDQMVEHLNPKTRPHRNPFFDTMLIYHNEYDPNIKIEADGLTFETHEFAKGISKLDMKMDVVREVTGELKCVLQYNLALFKHETMQAFVKHFEHLVEQAVQAPVQLLKDFDVLTEEEEQAAKEKRERAEEKAPLVLTVSSTFTADPIAPYIQYWTKQFDVQLDVQFAPYGQVYQELLNECSLISQKKNGANLLLIRLEDITGPAHLSLEEKKKLAAEHAEELANVLKSKTKHNLYFVGILPISAALKDTLQDVEREWIAQLSEIDGVQLIDCRQLAKHYQIDDIFDAKGEQAAHLPFTEVFCGAIGTKVAREFIAWQGAPFKVAAIDCDHTLWRGVVSEDGIEGIDITPEHQMLQRFLKQKQKEGLLLVLSSRNNEEDVWRVFENHPDMILQKDDIVDWRINWESKPAHLKEMADSLNLSLSQFIFLDDDPAQCLHMNEELPEVMTLLLPANEKAIPLFAQHAWAFDRYDVTEEDRGRTTSYKAEKARQKEKAESPSMEQFLQDLNLNMSVTEWGEKHLARVAQMSSRINQFRLNDQRFDEQQLRERMGNEHVQGWIIEVADRFSHEGIVGAILAHHAGDDTLIIDAWMLSCRALGKGIEQKCLTWLAEYSRQHQLSSIEFTFASTGRNELFKSFMKEHQMQEMEEQQTYRIQVEEIGSLSDHIQIVDHLSPRQHLAEEIEGQRVETASHSASEGYTWETIQTDQTLHSGYVKALKVHDQEGLRSLLKTELTQDQGLYAQPTNEREALLLEIWCDILHVEKVGIDNDFFDLGGNSLLAVKMEVEIEKKGWYVDDLNFAEKHTIRELAKYMKRENQHA from the coding sequence ATGAATGATACAACGAATCACTATCATGGCGCAGAAATTGCTGTTATCGGTCTTGCAGGTCGTTTTCCAGGGGCCAAAAATGTAGATGAGTACTGGGAGAATCTGAAAAAGGGAAAAGAAACAATCTCCTTTTTTACAGAAGAAGAGTTACGGCGTGAAGGTACAGATGAAGCTTTATTAAAAAATCCCCGTTTTGTTAAAGCAAAAGGGATGCTAGATGATGTTGAATTATTTGATGCAGATTTCTTTGACTATACACCAAAGGAAGCGGCCATGATGGACCCGCAGTTTAGACTGTTTCATGAATGTGTGTGGACAGCGCTTGAAGACGCTGGGTACGATCCGTTTGAATATAAAGGGCAAATCGGTCTTTATACAGGTGCAGGGATCAATACAGAATGGGTCATGAGAGCACTTCAAGGGGCGGCTCAAGGTGAGGATTCGAAAACACTGGAAGCTGCCGTTCTGAATATGCGTGATTATTTAGCGACGATGATTTCATATAAATTAAATCTGAAGGGACCGAGTATGGTGGTGCAAACCGCCTGCTCGACCTCGATGGTGTCGATTCATTTAGCCGTTCAGGCTTTATTAAGCGGCGACTGTCATATGGCTGTTGCAGGTGGCGTGTCCATTCGTCTGCCGCAAAAATCGGGCTATCTGTATCAAGAAGGCATGATCCATTCATCTGACGGGCATTGCCGCGTCTTTGATAACAAAGCCGATGGAACCGTTTTTGGTGATGGTGCAGGAGCCGTTATTTTAAAAAATTTAGAAGATGCCATTGAAGACGGCGATCACATTTATGCTGTCATCAAAGGGTCATCTATTAATAATGATGGAAATAGAAAAGTAGGATATACAGCGCCGAGTACGAAAGGTCAAGTTTCAGCGATTAAGACAGCACTTCGAATGGCTGAGGTGGAACCTGAAACCATTTCGTACATTGAAGCACATGGAACCGGGACAACCCTCGGAGATCCGATCGAAATTGAAGCGCTCAAGCAAGCATTTGATACAGATAAAAAAGGCTTTTGCCGCATTGGCTCTGTCAAATCAAATGTTGGTCATCTGAATGATGCATCAGGTGTCGCGGGCTTTATTAAAACCGTTTTAAGCTTAAAGCATCAAGTGATTCCGCCGACCATTCATTTTGAAACACCAAATGAAAAAATTGAATTTACCAATTCGCCTTTCGTTGTAAACACAGACTTGACGCCATGGAGCACGCAAGAATCTCCTCGCCGAGCAGGTGTAAGCTCATTTGGGATAGGTGGAACAAATGCTCATGTCATTTTAGAAGAAGCACCTGCTACACGTGTTGCCGCTGATAGCCCTGAGGATAGTGAACTTCTTTTATTATCTGCCAAAACACCAGCAGCTCTTGAAAAAATGACGGATCGCCTTGCGGACTACTTACTTCAGCATCAGCAGCATGTTCGTCTAAGTGACGTTGCCTATACGCTGCAAACAGGGCGCCATCATTTCCCGCATAAACGTGTCATTCTTGGAAGTAACACGGCGGATATGTTACAGGCGCTGAATCAAAGGTCAAAAGAGGTGGTCAAGACGGCCAGCTCCCAAACATCGAGCCGTCCAGTCGTCTTTCTTTTCCCAGGCCAAGGATCTCAGTATGTAGACATGGGGCGTCAGCTTTATGACAAATATCCAGTCTTTAAAGAAGCGCTGGATCAATGCTTGAATCAATTCAAACAGCATGTCACAGTTGACCCATTTCGTCTTTTATTTTCAACAGAAGCAAGTGATGATCGTCAGCTGATCAATCAAACAGAATATACGCAGCCGCTTCTGTTTAGTGTGGAATACGCTTTGGCTAAATTGCTGATTCATTTTGGCGTCAAACCGCAGGCACTGATCGGTCACAGTATTGGAGAATATACGGCTGCTGCCGTATCTGGTTTACTATCTGTTGAAGATGCCGTAGATCTTGTGGCTTATCGCGGACAGCTCATTAGCCAGCTTCCAAAAGGCTCTATGCTGAGTGTTCCTTTGAGTGAACAGAACGTGCTGCCATATTTAACAGATGATCTTTCACTTGCAGCAGTAAATGGTCCTGAATTGTGCGTAGTGTCAGGTGAGACCGTAGCCATTGATGCACTTGCTGAGAAGCTGGAGGCTGCTGGACATGGGTGCAGGAAGCTTCACACCTCTCATGCCTTCCATTCTAAAATGATGGATGACATCCTGCCATCATTTAAAGAAAAGGTAGCCGAGTATCAATTGAATGCGCCGTCTATCCCGTATATTTCTAACGTCACAGGTACGTGGATTGACCATGAAGCAGTGCAAGACCCGGCATATTGGGCTAATCATTTGCGGCAAGCGGTTCGTTTCCGTGATGGAGCAGAGACGTTATTAACGGAGCTTGATCCTATTTTCGTTGAAGTCGGGCCGGGGAATACGTTAAGTGCCTTTATTCGCCAAGCTTCAAAGGAACATCATCAGCAGCCGATTCCATTGATGCGTCATCCAAAAGAAGAGGCAGCCGACGACCGCTACCTGCTGGGAAGATTGGGGGACATCTGGCTTCAAGGGGTGCCGGTAGACTGGACAAAATTGCGAAATCAGACATCAAATCAAAAAGTATCCTTGCCGACCTATCCGTTTGAACGACAACGATATTGGATTGAAAAGGTAGATACATCTGCATTATCTTCATCCTCAGGTGTGCAAATGGTTGTGCCAAAGGATAACAAGGAGCAGGAAATAGAAGAAAACAATCAAGTTCATGCCGCCGCATCGAATGACATTGAGGCAACGTTACAGCGGATGTGGAAAGACATTTTAGGAATTGAAAAGGTGGAAAGAGACGACCATTTCTTTGAGCTTGGCGGACATTCGTTAAATGCCACCGGTCTGATTTCTCAAATTCACAAAGAGTTTGGTGCAGAGCTAACGCTCACAGACATGTTTAACAATCCGACAATTGAAAAGCTCCAAGCATTCATCGAAAAGGCAGAGAAGCATCAATATTTCAAGATTGAACCAGTCGAAAAGAAAGACACATATCCATTATCTGCTGCTCAAAGACGGACATTCCTCATTCATCAGCGTATTGGTCAAGTGACCTCTTACAACATGCCGATGGCACTGAGATGTAAAGGGGAAATTGTCGTCGAGCGCTTTGAGCAGACCTTCAAGCAATTAATTGATCGTCATGAAACCTTGCGAACGACCTTTGAATTAAAAGATGGTGAACCAGTTCAGCGTGTCCATGATGACTTCCAATTTGCTGTTGAAATGACAGAGGCTGATGAAGAAGGATTAGAAGCACAAATCGATGAATTCATTCGTCCATTTGATTTAAAGGCTGCACCATTGATCCGTGTGCGTTTTGTGAAAATCGCAGCTCACGATCACCTCTTATTAGTCGATATGCATAATATTGTGGCGGATGGAGCGAGCATGAACATCTTTATTAAAGAATTTACTGAGCTCTATCGAGGGGAAACCTTGCCGGAACTCACTGTTCAATATAAAGATTATGCAGAATGGCAAGACAAATATTTCCGTAGCGAAATGTTTCAAAAGCAGCAGGATTATTGGAATCAGCAAATTGGCTCAAATGTGCCAACTTTGACAATGCCATATGATTTTGAACGGAAGGAACAATCCTTCTTAGGAAGAGCGATCAAATTCAATATTGAACCGCACATCGTTGAGAAAATTGAACAGCTTGCTGAACAGTATCAGCTGACAAATAACGTTATCTTGTTCCAGCTCTATGGGCTACTGCTCTCACGTTATGCAGATCAAGAGGAGCTGATTGTCGGTTCACTTGTGGCTGGACGGCGTCATGCAGATATCGAGCATACAATTGGCATGTTTACAAACTTCCTGCCAATTAAACTAGACATGGTACAAGAATCAACCTTTACAGAGCAACTGGCGCAGACAAAGCAAGTATTGCTGGATGCGTATGACCATCAAGAGTACCCATTTGACCAAATGGTTGAGCATCTGAATCCAAAAACAAGACCGCATCGCAATCCATTCTTTGATACAATGCTCATCTACCATAATGAGTACGATCCGAATATTAAAATCGAAGCCGATGGACTAACATTCGAAACACATGAGTTTGCAAAGGGAATTTCCAAACTCGATATGAAAATGGATGTTGTTAGAGAAGTAACGGGGGAGTTAAAGTGCGTCCTTCAATACAATCTTGCGCTGTTTAAACATGAGACAATGCAAGCGTTCGTCAAGCATTTCGAGCACTTGGTCGAACAGGCTGTTCAAGCACCTGTTCAACTGCTCAAGGATTTCGATGTGCTTACAGAGGAAGAAGAACAGGCAGCAAAGGAGAAAAGGGAGCGTGCAGAGGAAAAAGCACCGCTCGTACTTACAGTTAGCTCGACATTTACAGCAGATCCAATCGCACCTTACATTCAGTACTGGACCAAGCAGTTTGATGTGCAGCTTGATGTTCAATTTGCACCGTATGGGCAGGTATATCAGGAATTACTAAATGAGTGCAGCCTTATCTCACAGAAGAAAAACGGTGCGAACCTTCTGCTCATTCGTTTAGAGGATATCACAGGTCCAGCTCACCTCTCACTGGAAGAAAAGAAAAAACTGGCTGCAGAGCATGCTGAAGAACTTGCAAACGTTCTGAAATCAAAAACGAAACATAACTTATATTTTGTTGGGATTCTGCCGATAAGTGCTGCTCTTAAAGACACGCTGCAAGATGTGGAACGAGAGTGGATTGCTCAATTATCTGAGATAGACGGTGTTCAATTAATCGACTGCCGTCAGCTTGCGAAGCACTATCAGATAGATGACATCTTTGATGCAAAAGGAGAGCAAGCCGCACATCTCCCATTCACAGAAGTCTTTTGTGGAGCCATCGGTACAAAAGTCGCACGCGAGTTCATTGCATGGCAAGGTGCACCATTTAAGGTAGCGGCCATTGATTGTGATCACACGCTTTGGAGAGGTGTCGTTTCAGAAGACGGTATAGAAGGCATCGATATTACGCCAGAACATCAAATGCTTCAGCGCTTTTTAAAACAAAAGCAAAAAGAAGGTCTCTTGCTTGTCTTAAGCAGCAGGAATAATGAAGAAGATGTGTGGCGCGTGTTTGAAAACCACCCAGATATGATCTTGCAAAAAGACGATATTGTCGACTGGCGGATCAACTGGGAAAGTAAACCGGCACATCTCAAAGAGATGGCAGATTCACTGAATCTTTCATTATCTCAGTTTATTTTCTTAGACGATGATCCTGCTCAGTGCTTGCATATGAATGAAGAGCTGCCTGAAGTGATGACACTGCTACTACCTGCCAATGAAAAAGCGATCCCATTATTCGCTCAGCATGCTTGGGCATTTGACCGCTATGATGTCACAGAAGAAGATAGAGGGCGAACAACGAGCTACAAGGCTGAAAAAGCTCGTCAAAAAGAGAAAGCAGAATCGCCGTCAATGGAGCAATTTTTACAAGATTTGAATTTGAACATGAGTGTAACAGAGTGGGGAGAAAAGCACCTTGCCCGCGTGGCGCAAATGAGCAGTCGCATTAACCAATTCCGCTTAAATGATCAGCGCTTTGATGAACAGCAGCTGAGAGAGCGGATGGGAAATGAGCATGTTCAGGGCTGGATTATCGAGGTAGCGGATCGCTTCAGTCATGAAGGAATTGTAGGGGCGATCTTGGCTCATCATGCAGGCGACGACACCTTGATCATTGATGCATGGATGCTAAGCTGCCGTGCTCTAGGGAAAGGGATTGAGCAAAAATGTCTGACATGGCTCGCTGAATATAGCCGTCAGCACCAGCTTTCTTCTATTGAATTCACATTTGCATCGACTGGACGTAATGAGCTATTCAAGTCATTTATGAAAGAGCACCAGATGCAGGAGATGGAGGAGCAGCAAACATACCGGATACAAGTGGAAGAAATCGGTTCACTGAGCGATCACATTCAGATTGTCGACCACCTGTCACCTCGTCAGCACCTGGCTGAAGAAATAGAGGGTCAAAGGGTGGAGACAGCAAGTCATTCAGCTTCTGAAGGTTACACATGGGAAACGATTCAAACAGATCAAACGCTGCACAGCGGGTATGTAAAAGCCCTTAAGGTACATGATCAAGAAGGTCTGCGTTCATTATTAAAGACGGAACTAACGCAGGATCAGGGACTTTACGCACAGCCAACCAATGAACGCGAGGCATTGCTTCTTGAGATTTGGTGTGACATTCTTCATGTGGAAAAAGTAGGAATTGACAACGACTTTTTCGATTTAGGAGGAAATTCTTTACTTGCTGTCAAAATGGAAGTAGAGATTGAAAAGAAGGGTTGGTATGTTGATGATTTGAATTTTGCTGAAAAACACACCATTCGAGAATTAGCAAAATATATGAAGAGGGAGAATCAGCATGCATAA
- a CDS encoding phosphotransferase enzyme family protein: MHKDVKAIYEESKILDEATHLYGVQRSDIHFIADAENYVYELKKDGESFILKITHTIRRSPDYILGEMEWLHHLAKGGLSVAKPIASLNGRDIEQVDDGQGGSFLLRVYEKAPGHKVEEADWNDELFYALGQYTGRMHKLTKSYQLSDPRYKRQEWDEEEQLKLRKYVPADQTLVFEQADRLMEKLAKLPKNQDTYGLVHADLHHGNFHWDQGKITTFDFDDIGYNWFMNDISILLYNVLWYPVIPYEDKAAFAGNFMKQFLKGYREENELGDEWLAYIPDFLRLRHVLIYGLLHQAFDLATIGEEEKAMLASFRSDIEQAAPITTFDFTKLSQS; encoded by the coding sequence ATGCATAAAGATGTAAAAGCCATATATGAAGAATCAAAAATTTTAGATGAGGCAACTCATTTATACGGAGTCCAGCGAAGTGACATCCACTTTATCGCAGATGCAGAAAACTATGTGTATGAACTTAAAAAAGACGGAGAGTCTTTCATTTTAAAAATTACCCATACCATCCGCAGATCACCTGATTATATTTTAGGTGAAATGGAATGGCTCCATCACTTAGCGAAGGGCGGACTTTCGGTTGCAAAACCAATTGCTTCATTAAATGGCCGTGATATCGAGCAAGTAGACGATGGGCAAGGCGGTTCATTTTTACTGCGGGTCTATGAAAAAGCACCAGGCCATAAAGTCGAAGAGGCAGACTGGAACGATGAATTATTTTATGCCCTTGGACAGTACACAGGCCGCATGCATAAACTGACAAAAAGCTATCAGCTGTCAGATCCGCGATATAAAAGACAAGAGTGGGATGAAGAGGAGCAGCTTAAATTGCGTAAGTATGTCCCAGCCGATCAGACGCTTGTATTCGAACAAGCGGATCGGTTGATGGAAAAGCTGGCAAAGCTTCCGAAAAATCAGGATACGTACGGATTGGTTCATGCGGATCTTCATCACGGAAACTTCCACTGGGATCAAGGCAAAATTACGACCTTTGATTTCGATGATATCGGGTACAACTGGTTTATGAATGACATTAGCATTTTGCTATACAATGTGTTGTGGTACCCAGTCATTCCATACGAAGACAAAGCAGCTTTTGCAGGAAACTTTATGAAGCAGTTCCTTAAAGGCTATCGTGAAGAGAATGAGCTTGGGGATGAGTGGCTTGCCTACATCCCTGACTTCCTTCGCTTACGTCACGTGCTAATCTATGGCTTGCTGCATCAAGCATTTGATTTGGCTACCATCGGAGAAGAAGAGAAGGCCATGCTCGCTAGCTTCCGCTCCGACATTGAGCAAGCAGCACCGATTACGACGTTTGACTTTACAAAGCTAAGTCAATCTTAA
- a CDS encoding alkaline phosphatase → MGSMDRKKRIFLMSGILAVLVFAALLTSHYVTPVSTNAADKKQTKTPKNVIFIVGDGMGMPVIKAYRTFKQEKLGSPKAQTVWDPYLVGMQTTHPDDPRDNITDSAAAATAMATGKKTYNDAIAVNQEKEPLRSVVEAAKEAQMKTAFVVSSDITDATPAAFGTHNVSRKNKEQIADHFYDEKIGGEHKVDILLGGGMQYFDRKDRDLVKEFEKSGYSILRSKDDLTSQSSSKMLGLFQEDELDRAIDRPKHVPTLKDMTQSALAQLNQDNSHGFFMLLEGSTIDSAGHENDVVGAMSEMEDFEKAVQAALQFAKKDQETLVVITADHATGGFSFGADGMTSETGYKWDPAPILAAKKTPVYMAKKIAGGQSVRDVLHTHIDFSLTNEEISQVEKAAQSGKASTIQLSIQHIFDQRSFSGWTTFAHTGEDVPVYAYGPGKAAFQGWIDNTKQGKNLFHIIESPSTYRP, encoded by the coding sequence ATGGGCTCTATGGATCGTAAAAAACGTATTTTTCTTATGAGTGGGATTCTAGCGGTACTCGTATTCGCTGCTTTATTGACCTCACATTATGTCACTCCCGTCTCAACAAATGCAGCAGACAAGAAACAAACGAAAACACCAAAAAATGTTATTTTTATCGTTGGCGATGGAATGGGGATGCCCGTGATCAAAGCCTACCGCACATTCAAGCAGGAAAAGCTTGGTTCTCCAAAAGCACAAACCGTCTGGGACCCGTATTTAGTCGGGATGCAGACCACACACCCAGATGATCCTCGAGATAATATTACCGACTCAGCTGCCGCAGCCACGGCCATGGCGACTGGAAAAAAGACATACAATGATGCCATCGCCGTCAACCAAGAAAAAGAACCTCTTAGAAGTGTCGTTGAAGCAGCAAAGGAAGCACAAATGAAAACAGCCTTTGTTGTCTCATCTGACATCACCGATGCTACACCTGCCGCTTTTGGCACACATAACGTCTCCCGAAAAAACAAAGAACAAATTGCAGACCACTTTTATGATGAGAAAATAGGCGGAGAGCACAAAGTTGATATCCTTCTAGGTGGCGGCATGCAATATTTTGACCGAAAAGACCGTGATCTTGTGAAAGAATTTGAGAAGAGCGGTTATTCCATACTAAGGTCAAAAGATGATTTAACCTCCCAATCATCTTCGAAAATGCTCGGCTTATTCCAGGAGGACGAACTGGATCGAGCCATCGATCGTCCAAAGCATGTGCCTACTTTAAAAGACATGACGCAGTCAGCATTAGCCCAATTAAATCAAGACAATTCGCATGGGTTTTTCATGCTGCTTGAAGGTAGTACCATTGATTCTGCTGGACATGAAAATGATGTGGTCGGCGCAATGAGTGAGATGGAGGATTTTGAGAAAGCAGTCCAAGCGGCTCTTCAATTCGCTAAAAAGGATCAAGAAACACTCGTTGTCATCACAGCAGATCATGCGACTGGCGGCTTTTCGTTTGGTGCAGACGGCATGACAAGTGAAACTGGCTATAAATGGGACCCAGCACCTATTTTAGCTGCTAAGAAAACACCTGTGTATATGGCAAAGAAAATCGCAGGCGGACAATCGGTACGTGATGTCCTTCACACCCATATTGATTTCTCGCTCACAAATGAGGAAATCTCACAGGTGGAGAAAGCGGCACAATCAGGGAAGGCCAGTACAATTCAACTCAGCATTCAACACATCTTTGATCAGCGTTCTTTCTCAGGCTGGACAACCTTTGCTCATACAGGTGAGGATGTCCCTGTCTATGCATATGGACCTGGTAAAGCAGCATTTCAAGGCTGGATCGATAATACAAAGCAAGGAAAGAACCTGTTTCATATCATTGAATCACCGTCCACCTATCGCCCATAA
- a CDS encoding MgtC/SapB family protein: protein MFWTIEWDTVLKLAVATLIGLIIGLERELKKKPLGLKTCIVIAVSSCVLTIISIDAAYNFPRVSKLQMDPLRLPAQIISGVGFIGAGVILRKSNDVISGLTTSAMIWGAAGLGVATGAGFYKEAFLSLFFILVSVEFLPWLFQRIGPIRLQEKEIRIRMSLSDRNRMTDILKEMKALNIRIHSVRIDDLTEKNYPIMEVRVRVHKDRYTTDVYFDIKDLEGVVGVKCDTV from the coding sequence ATGTTTTGGACAATTGAATGGGATACAGTCTTAAAATTAGCCGTGGCCACCTTAATCGGTTTGATTATTGGGCTTGAACGCGAGCTGAAGAAAAAGCCACTCGGCTTAAAAACGTGTATTGTCATTGCTGTCAGCTCCTGCGTGTTAACCATCATCAGCATTGATGCAGCCTACAATTTCCCTCGAGTCTCTAAGCTTCAAATGGACCCACTCAGGTTACCGGCGCAAATTATATCTGGTGTTGGTTTTATTGGAGCAGGTGTGATTCTGCGAAAAAGCAATGATGTCATCTCAGGTCTTACGACTTCTGCGATGATCTGGGGAGCAGCAGGACTTGGGGTTGCAACAGGTGCAGGATTTTATAAAGAAGCCTTCCTCAGTCTTTTCTTTATTCTGGTTAGTGTCGAATTTCTACCATGGCTCTTCCAGCGAATCGGACCGATTCGCTTACAGGAAAAAGAAATCCGCATCAGAATGTCACTTTCTGATCGAAACCGTATGACGGATATTTTAAAAGAAATGAAAGCCCTCAACATTCGCATTCATTCTGTTCGTATTGATGATTTAACAGAAAAGAACTATCCGATTATGGAAGTACGCGTACGCGTGCATAAAGATCGCTATACAACTGATGTGTATTTTGATATTAAAGATCTAGAAGGCGTCGTTGGCGTCAAGTGTGATACGGTATAA
- the putP gene encoding sodium/proline symporter PutP, translated as MSIEVTISLSIYFIGMLAIGWHAFRKTHDLNDYMLGGRGLGPFVTALSAGAADMSGWMLMGVPGEMYKTGLSTTWLAIGLIVGAYLNYLILAPRLRSYTEIADDAITIPDFFDKRFKGSSSLLKAVSAVIILIFFTLYTSSGMVSGGRLFESAFGAHYMFGLILTSSIVILYTLFGGFLAVSLTDFVQGAIMFLALVLVPIVAFTQLGGPVATFQDIQQIDPKLLDIFRGTSVIGIISFLAWGLGYFGQPHIIVRFMAITSVKDLKPARRIGMSWMIISVIGSLSVGLVGVAYVHETGMNLADPETIFIVFSKVLFHPYITGFLLSAILAAIMSSISSQLLVTASAMTEDLYRTFFRKKASDKELVMIGRMSVLVVAVIALCLSLNPSDTILDLVGYAWAGFGSSFGPVILLCLYWKRMNHHGALVGMIVGAVVVLTWITTGLNHATGIYEMIPGFTLSGLAAIIVSLLTSKPSKASKQLFNKMENHLEEETK; from the coding sequence ATGCATTCAGGAAAACACATGATTTAAATGATTATATGCTTGGTGGACGCGGACTTGGTCCATTCGTTACAGCTCTTTCAGCAGGTGCTGCGGATATGAGCGGCTGGATGCTGATGGGTGTACCAGGTGAAATGTATAAAACAGGTTTATCGACTACCTGGCTTGCGATTGGTCTCATCGTCGGTGCTTACTTAAACTATCTCATTCTTGCACCCCGTTTACGTTCTTATACAGAAATTGCTGATGATGCCATTACGATTCCTGATTTCTTTGATAAACGATTCAAAGGATCATCTTCTTTATTAAAAGCTGTATCAGCTGTCATCATTTTAATTTTCTTTACGCTGTATACATCGTCTGGGATGGTATCAGGCGGACGTTTATTTGAGTCAGCATTTGGTGCACACTACATGTTTGGACTGATTTTGACGTCAAGTATTGTTATTTTGTATACATTGTTTGGTGGATTCCTAGCAGTGAGCTTAACGGACTTTGTCCAAGGAGCTATCATGTTTTTAGCATTAGTGCTCGTGCCGATCGTTGCCTTTACACAATTAGGCGGACCTGTTGCTACATTCCAAGATATTCAACAGATTGATCCTAAATTGCTTGATATTTTTAGAGGAACGAGCGTCATTGGCATTATATCCTTCCTCGCTTGGGGACTAGGTTACTTTGGACAACCGCATATTATCGTGCGCTTTATGGCGATTACGTCCGTCAAAGACTTAAAACCAGCACGCCGCATCGGAATGAGCTGGATGATTATTTCAGTAATTGGTTCACTATCTGTCGGTTTAGTCGGTGTTGCCTATGTTCATGAAACGGGTATGAACCTTGCTGACCCTGAAACGATCTTTATCGTCTTTTCTAAGGTGCTGTTCCATCCATATATCACTGGATTTTTACTTTCTGCCATTTTAGCGGCGATTATGAGTTCAATTTCGTCTCAGCTGCTTGTCACGGCAAGTGCGATGACAGAGGATTTATACAGAACGTTCTTTAGAAAAAAAGCATCTGATAAAGAGCTCGTGATGATTGGCCGTATGTCTGTACTCGTTGTCGCTGTAATTGCCCTTTGCCTTTCACTTAATCCAAGTGATACCATTCTTGACCTTGTCGGTTATGCGTGGGCTGGATTTGGTTCTTCATTCGGTCCAGTCATCTTACTTTGCCTATACTGGAAGCGAATGAATCATCATGGTGCCCTTGTTGGGATGATTGTTGGTGCGGTTGTGGTTCTCACATGGATCACGACAGGCCTTAACCATGCAACAGGTATTTATGAAATGATTCCTGGCTTTACGTTAAGTGGATTAGCTGCCATTATTGTGAGCTTATTGACAAGTAAGCCGTCAAAAGCATCAAAACAGCTATTTAACAAAATGGAAAATCATCTTGAAGAAGAAACAAAATAA